A window from Kovacikia minuta CCNUW1 encodes these proteins:
- a CDS encoding DUF6888 family protein, which translates to MNQWCFEDRIILPTGEQGKSCIRVCQYLTNFYRPIELVRFDERTGIVYIFVSEDLQIVIYRDGNWRFR; encoded by the coding sequence TTGAACCAGTGGTGCTTTGAGGACAGGATTATTTTACCGACTGGTGAGCAGGGAAAATCTTGTATCAGAGTTTGTCAATATCTGACGAATTTTTATCGACCCATAGAACTTGTACGTTTTGACGAGCGTACTGGAATTGTATACATCTTTGTAAGCGAGGATTTGCAAATTGTAATTTATAGAGATGGCAATTGGAGGTTTAGATGA
- a CDS encoding DUF6887 family protein, which produces MKPDFDTMSIAELRAYVLSHRSDDEAFYKLADRLEASPDDTNLYPSPDTPENIAIMEAAIQEQIKKLEEKHKG; this is translated from the coding sequence ATGAAACCAGACTTTGACACAATGAGCATCGCTGAACTACGAGCTTACGTGCTTTCGCATCGAAGTGATGATGAAGCATTTTACAAACTTGCAGATCGTCTTGAGGCGAGTCCTGACGATACCAATCTCTACCCCAGTCCAGATACACCTGAGAACATTGCCATTATGGAAGCAGCGATTCAAGAGCAGATTAAGAAGCTGGAAGAGAAGCACAAAGGCTAG
- a CDS encoding DUF6887 family protein, with protein MTSANYAEMRLDELRQYVLTHGEDVEAFYMCMLIAQRQQDG; from the coding sequence ATGACATCTGCTAATTATGCTGAAATGAGACTTGATGAGTTACGGCAGTATGTTCTGACTCACGGGGAGGATGTAGAGGCTTTTTATATGTGTATGTTGATCGCTCAAAGGCAGCAGGACGGATGA
- the tsaE gene encoding tRNA (adenosine(37)-N6)-threonylcarbamoyltransferase complex ATPase subunit type 1 TsaE has protein sequence MKGKLKTLLLPDAAATRNLGIKLGKELPAGSVLLLKGDLGSGKTTLVQGIGEGLGIAEAIDSPTFTLINEYSGGRLPLYHLDLYRLDASETAAITPEIYWEGVEVELGIVAIEWADRLPYIPQNYLHISLTYEDTSGRSAIVTPVGQAESAILEIFS, from the coding sequence GTGAAGGGGAAACTTAAAACGCTCTTGCTTCCCGATGCGGCTGCAACCCGGAACCTGGGAATCAAACTAGGCAAAGAGCTGCCAGCAGGAAGTGTATTGCTGTTGAAGGGGGATCTGGGAAGTGGGAAGACAACCCTGGTGCAGGGCATTGGGGAAGGGTTGGGCATTGCAGAGGCGATCGATAGCCCGACTTTCACTCTCATTAATGAGTACTCAGGTGGACGGCTTCCCCTGTATCATCTGGATTTATATCGCCTGGATGCTTCAGAAACCGCCGCAATTACGCCAGAAATCTATTGGGAAGGGGTTGAGGTAGAGTTGGGAATTGTGGCGATCGAATGGGCAGACCGCCTCCCCTACATACCCCAGAACTACTTACACATCTCCCTCACCTATGAGGACACTTCAGGGCGATCGGCGATCGTCACTCCAGTCGGTCAAGCCGAATCAGCGATTTTAGAAATATTTTCATGA
- a CDS encoding gluconeogenesis factor YvcK family protein, with the protein MTIGLLKHALYVLRHESRSRTSNRMNQWFKWLSPGLLVKRWLLLSASGVFLTMLGFAILMKRTPIYHITQFLGEILQKLTDVIPNSVSGPIAMIIGFLLVWWGQTRTLGSITEVLMPEGDEELIDVLLTHRKLHRGPRMVVIGGGTGLSTLLRGLKQYSANITAIVTVADDGGSSGRLRREIGVLPPGDIRNCLAALADEEKLLTELFQYRFKAGDGLTGHSFGNLFLTAMSEVTGDLEQAITASSKVLAVRGEVLPATLSDVRLWAELADGRRIEGESSITEAKGTIVRMGCIPAHPPALPKAVKAIREADYIIIGPGSLYTSIIPNLLVPEIAEAIAQKDVPCIYVCNIMTQEGETQGYSVGDHIRAIDLACGKRLFGAVLVQSKVPSARALIRYAQENSNPVPLDRDVVTLLGRRIIRANVMYEDEQTGLIRHDPQQLSKVLLRWYGRVQGLFGSIEQEEARERVRR; encoded by the coding sequence ATGACTATCGGTTTATTGAAACACGCTCTCTATGTTCTTCGACATGAGTCCCGTAGCCGCACCTCTAACCGGATGAACCAGTGGTTTAAATGGCTTTCTCCTGGTTTATTGGTGAAGCGCTGGTTGCTGCTGAGTGCCAGTGGCGTCTTCTTAACCATGTTGGGATTTGCGATCTTGATGAAGCGAACTCCCATCTATCACATCACCCAATTTTTGGGAGAGATCCTGCAAAAGCTAACGGATGTGATTCCCAACAGTGTGAGTGGACCAATCGCGATGATCATCGGGTTTTTGCTGGTCTGGTGGGGACAAACGCGCACGCTAGGGTCTATTACTGAAGTGTTGATGCCAGAGGGCGATGAGGAACTGATTGATGTCCTATTGACCCATCGCAAGTTGCATCGAGGTCCTCGAATGGTGGTCATTGGCGGCGGCACAGGGCTTTCTACCCTATTGCGTGGGTTGAAGCAGTACAGTGCCAACATCACGGCGATCGTCACCGTTGCCGATGATGGCGGTTCTTCTGGACGGTTACGGCGGGAAATCGGCGTGCTGCCACCCGGAGACATCCGCAACTGTTTAGCAGCGCTGGCGGATGAGGAAAAATTACTGACGGAATTGTTTCAATATCGGTTTAAGGCAGGGGATGGCTTAACCGGGCATAGCTTCGGCAATCTATTTCTAACTGCCATGAGTGAGGTGACGGGCGACCTGGAGCAGGCGATCACCGCCAGTTCCAAGGTTCTGGCAGTTCGAGGAGAGGTATTGCCTGCCACCCTCAGCGATGTGCGGTTGTGGGCAGAGCTAGCCGATGGTCGCCGGATAGAGGGCGAATCCAGCATCACTGAAGCCAAAGGAACCATCGTCAGGATGGGTTGTATTCCCGCCCATCCCCCCGCCCTTCCTAAGGCAGTAAAAGCGATCCGGGAAGCAGACTACATCATCATTGGCCCAGGCAGTCTCTATACCAGCATTATCCCCAACCTATTGGTGCCCGAAATTGCCGAGGCGATCGCCCAGAAAGATGTTCCCTGCATCTATGTTTGCAACATCATGACCCAGGAAGGCGAAACCCAGGGGTACAGCGTGGGGGATCATATCCGGGCGATCGATCTCGCCTGCGGAAAACGATTATTTGGGGCAGTTCTGGTCCAAAGCAAAGTTCCTTCCGCCAGAGCGTTAATTCGCTATGCCCAGGAAAACTCCAATCCCGTGCCCCTCGATCGAGATGTGGTCACCCTTCTAGGACGACGAATTATCCGTGCCAACGTCATGTACGAGGACGAACAAACCGGACTGATTCGCCATGACCCGCAGCAGTTGTCTAAAGTGCTGCTCCGTTGGTACGGTCGGGTACAGGGGTTATTTGGCTCAATTGAGCAGGAGGAAGCGAGGGAGAGAGTGCGGAGGTGA
- a CDS encoding lysophospholipid acyltransferase family protein — translation MFNSGFWLLVPPLPARISPIPLPNSGELPCPAQSTRFNPRWNSCPPALDPKVVRLLHWLLPLIIQRRTAIREIQAENVEVLVELYHQFQAGKIRFLMAFRHPSTDDPLCLAYLLSRLVPKAAKQQGVSLQFPIHAHFMYDRGIPLWAGSFITWALSRLGGTPIMRGKVDRAGLRSARNLLANGNLPMMAAPEGATNGHTEVVSPLEPGISQLCFWCVEDIQKAARSEQVFIVPIGIQYCYITPPWKEVADLLTELEIDTGLVAKTAIVSESAIDEATLYRRLYRLGEHLLGVMEQYYTRFYHQDLPVAKVKPEVGQPIESYIPISNEEFATRLNALLNAALKVAEEYFNLPSKGSVIDRCRRLEQSAWDYIYREDIKNVETLSPLEHGLADRVAEEADLRAWHMRIVESFVAVTGKYVLEKPTIERFAETALLMRDMVARIKGKDPFNRPKLGKMKALITVGQPISVSDRWKTYHESRRGAKQAVTELTQDLQIALENMAKSE, via the coding sequence ATGTTCAATTCTGGCTTCTGGCTTCTGGTTCCCCCTCTGCCTGCTCGAATCTCCCCCATTCCCTTACCTAATTCAGGAGAACTCCCTTGCCCCGCTCAATCAACCAGGTTCAACCCCCGTTGGAATTCATGTCCCCCCGCCCTTGACCCAAAAGTTGTGCGTCTGCTGCACTGGCTGCTTCCACTGATCATCCAGCGCCGGACTGCTATCCGGGAGATTCAGGCTGAGAATGTTGAAGTTCTGGTGGAGCTTTACCACCAGTTTCAAGCCGGTAAAATCCGGTTTCTCATGGCATTTCGCCATCCTAGCACCGATGACCCCCTGTGTCTGGCATACTTACTATCTCGCCTGGTGCCAAAAGCCGCAAAACAACAGGGAGTATCTCTACAATTTCCAATTCATGCCCATTTTATGTACGATCGCGGCATTCCATTGTGGGCTGGTTCCTTCATTACCTGGGCGCTCTCACGGTTGGGAGGCACCCCAATTATGCGGGGGAAGGTAGACCGGGCAGGGTTACGGTCTGCCCGCAACCTGCTGGCAAATGGCAATTTACCAATGATGGCAGCTCCCGAAGGGGCGACGAATGGACATACGGAAGTAGTTAGCCCGCTGGAACCCGGCATCAGTCAACTCTGTTTCTGGTGCGTTGAAGATATACAAAAAGCCGCACGTTCAGAGCAGGTTTTTATTGTCCCGATCGGGATTCAGTATTGCTACATCACGCCTCCCTGGAAAGAAGTGGCAGACCTGCTGACCGAATTGGAAATTGATACCGGACTGGTTGCAAAGACTGCAATAGTCAGTGAATCTGCGATCGACGAAGCCACCCTGTACAGGCGTCTGTATCGCCTGGGAGAACATCTGTTGGGCGTTATGGAGCAGTACTATACCCGCTTCTATCACCAAGATTTGCCCGTTGCCAAAGTCAAACCTGAAGTAGGACAACCGATTGAGTCTTACATCCCCATTTCCAATGAAGAATTTGCCACTCGGTTAAATGCGCTCCTGAATGCTGCCCTTAAGGTTGCCGAAGAATATTTCAATTTGCCATCCAAAGGGAGTGTGATCGATCGCTGCCGTCGCCTGGAGCAATCCGCCTGGGATTATATCTATCGGGAGGATATTAAAAATGTTGAAACGCTTTCTCCCCTGGAACATGGATTAGCCGATCGGGTTGCTGAAGAGGCAGACCTGCGAGCCTGGCACATGCGAATTGTAGAAAGCTTCGTTGCTGTAACTGGAAAATATGTCCTGGAAAAGCCGACGATAGAACGCTTCGCTGAAACTGCTTTGCTCATGCGAGATATGGTGGCTCGGATCAAGGGCAAAGATCCCTTTAATCGCCCCAAACTAGGCAAGATGAAAGCACTGATTACAGTGGGTCAACCCATTTCAGTCTCAGACCGCTGGAAAACTTACCATGAAAGTCGGCGCGGTGCCAAACAAGCCGTCACCGAATTGACCCAAGATTTGCAAATTGCCCTGGAGAATATGGCGAAAAGCGAGTAG
- a CDS encoding sensor histidine kinase produces MADFYSLSLLYPLVSFQAESFNLLLEWVNQLERCNIELQETVAQQAQELAQKSQRFNQLQGQSRQVNRHLMQTEKMAMLGQMVSGISHEINNPINFIYGNLPYVEEHVQDLLKVLHAYQASCPADTEIVRSTLEEVELDFVLKDLPRIVNSMKLGADRIRELVLTLRNFYRLDEAEMNLADLHEGLEETLLLLQHRYKQKINVIKVLGEIPLVECHINQINQVFMNLLSNAIDALEEGIGKGEGERGKGEGELESGITASSAENQSDGDAAHMRGEGFSQNPTPHSPLPTPQIRIQTEHLENDSVRITISDNGPGIPQAAQERLFEPFFTTKPIGVGTGLGLSISHQIVTETHSGQISCHSTPESGTTFVVELPVRQEG; encoded by the coding sequence ATGGCAGACTTCTATTCTCTATCGCTGCTCTACCCCCTGGTGAGTTTCCAGGCTGAGTCATTCAATCTTCTTCTGGAGTGGGTCAACCAACTGGAGCGGTGCAACATTGAGTTACAAGAAACTGTAGCGCAACAAGCCCAGGAACTTGCACAAAAAAGTCAACGCTTTAATCAGTTACAAGGGCAGTCGCGGCAAGTCAACCGTCATTTAATGCAGACAGAAAAAATGGCGATGCTGGGTCAGATGGTATCGGGAATTTCTCATGAGATCAACAACCCGATTAATTTTATTTATGGAAACCTGCCCTACGTTGAGGAGCATGTGCAGGATTTACTAAAAGTTTTGCACGCGTACCAGGCGAGTTGCCCCGCCGATACGGAGATTGTGCGGTCAACCCTGGAGGAGGTAGAACTGGACTTTGTGCTGAAGGATTTGCCCCGCATTGTAAATTCGATGAAACTGGGGGCAGACCGAATCCGGGAATTGGTTCTAACGCTACGGAACTTCTATCGCCTGGACGAGGCAGAAATGAATCTTGCCGACCTGCACGAAGGGCTGGAAGAAACCCTACTGCTGTTGCAACATCGGTACAAGCAAAAGATCAACGTGATCAAAGTGTTGGGTGAGATTCCACTGGTTGAGTGCCATATCAATCAGATCAACCAGGTGTTTATGAATTTGCTGAGTAATGCGATCGATGCTTTGGAAGAAGGAATAGGGAAGGGAGAAGGGGAAAGGGGGAAGGGGGAAGGGGAACTGGAGAGCGGGATAACTGCCTCTTCAGCCGAAAATCAGAGCGATGGAGATGCGGCACACATGAGGGGTGAAGGATTTTCCCAAAACCCTACGCCCCACTCCCCACTCCCTACTCCCCAAATTAGAATTCAAACGGAGCACCTGGAGAATGACTCCGTCCGGATTACCATTTCGGATAATGGACCTGGCATTCCCCAAGCAGCGCAGGAACGATTGTTTGAGCCTTTTTTCACAACAAAACCCATTGGCGTTGGGACAGGCTTGGGGCTGTCAATTTCTCACCAAATTGTGACCGAAACCCACAGTGGGCAAATTTCCTGCCACTCCACACCGGAAAGTGGGACAACGTTTGTAGTGGAGTTGCCGGTGAGGCAAGAAGGATGA
- a CDS encoding recombinase family protein, with protein sequence MKIVAYLYSDPLLESTPDPEMWGWEVDRVYQDLAGVTSIQKKKGSRKEVTGELRPQWQQFLNDSQAEPAGYLLVRRLEELGDSVEEISDRLTQLETLGVQLIAIDSPLSPPFNPTPHTPHPTPHTPIQNSPPSSDLLQLLQHLQYNQRSRRIRQGHARNRVKALPPPGKAPYGYRRGKNRYIVDRSTAPVVKDFFEHFLLYGSLRGAVRYLAKQYGKKISASTGQRWLTNPVYRGDLEYQNGETVPDTHEAILSRDEAAQVDRLLRRNRRLPPRTASAPRSLAGLVVCSQCQSPMTITRVAASRKAQEYLYLRPTQCPNQPKCGSIPYDQILQQTIARICEDLPRAVSGAPLPDMDRIKQGIGGEITAKQAILEQLPNLISTGILDQETADLRSYKLRTEIAELQAKLAQLPPANLTAIAQTVSLPQFWLDLSESERRFYFREFIRQIELVRAGKDWEIKLGFIF encoded by the coding sequence ATGAAAATTGTTGCCTATCTTTACAGTGACCCGTTGCTGGAATCAACTCCCGACCCGGAAATGTGGGGTTGGGAAGTCGATCGCGTCTATCAGGATTTAGCAGGCGTTACATCCATTCAAAAAAAGAAAGGCTCCAGAAAAGAAGTGACAGGAGAACTTCGCCCCCAATGGCAGCAGTTTTTGAATGATAGTCAGGCAGAACCAGCAGGGTATTTGCTTGTTCGACGGCTAGAAGAACTGGGCGATTCTGTCGAAGAAATCAGCGATCGCCTCACCCAACTCGAAACCTTAGGCGTGCAATTGATTGCGATCGATTCCCCCCTCTCTCCCCCCTTTAACCCCACACCCCACACCCCACACCCCACACCCCACACCCCAATTCAAAATTCTCCACCCTCCTCCGACCTCCTCCAACTCCTGCAACATCTCCAATACAACCAGCGCAGTCGCCGGATTCGTCAGGGACACGCCCGAAATCGAGTCAAAGCGCTGCCGCCCCCCGGAAAGGCACCCTATGGCTACCGTCGGGGCAAAAACCGTTATATTGTCGATCGCAGCACGGCTCCGGTAGTGAAAGATTTTTTTGAGCATTTTCTGCTCTATGGCTCCCTGCGAGGAGCTGTGCGCTATCTGGCAAAGCAATATGGCAAGAAAATTTCCGCCTCGACCGGGCAGCGTTGGCTGACCAATCCCGTTTACCGGGGCGATCTGGAATACCAGAATGGCGAAACGGTACCCGATACCCACGAAGCAATCCTGTCGCGGGATGAAGCCGCCCAGGTCGATCGCCTCCTGCGTCGAAACCGCCGCCTGCCCCCCCGTACTGCCAGTGCTCCCCGTTCCCTGGCGGGTTTAGTGGTCTGTAGCCAGTGCCAGTCGCCCATGACCATAACCCGCGTTGCTGCCAGTCGTAAGGCGCAGGAATATCTCTATCTGCGTCCAACCCAGTGTCCAAACCAACCGAAGTGCGGTTCCATCCCCTACGATCAAATTCTTCAACAAACGATCGCCCGCATCTGCGAGGATCTTCCCCGTGCCGTTTCCGGTGCGCCTTTACCGGATATGGACAGAATTAAACAGGGCATCGGTGGGGAGATCACTGCCAAACAAGCGATTCTGGAACAATTGCCCAATCTGATCAGCACCGGTATCTTAGACCAGGAAACAGCAGATTTGCGATCGTATAAATTGCGCACCGAAATTGCTGAACTCCAGGCAAAACTGGCACAACTGCCACCCGCGAATTTGACCGCGATCGCCCAAACCGTTTCCCTTCCCCAATTTTGGCTCGACCTCTCCGAATCCGAACGCCGCTTCTACTTCCGTGAATTCATTCGCCAAATTGAACTGGTGCGGGCAGGGAAAGACTGGGAGATTAAGTTGGGGTTTATTTTTTAG
- a CDS encoding BrnT family toxin: protein MQYIVKQWQFTWDENKRLSNLVKHGFDFVDAEVVFAGATFTYEDDRFVYAEQRFVTLGLLNGVLVSIAHTEFNHEICVISMRRGTRREQLIFFQSLSN, encoded by the coding sequence GTGCAGTATATAGTAAAGCAATGGCAATTTACCTGGGATGAAAACAAACGCCTGTCAAATTTGGTTAAGCATGGCTTTGACTTTGTAGATGCAGAGGTTGTTTTTGCAGGAGCGACATTTACCTACGAAGACGATCGCTTCGTCTATGCTGAACAGCGATTTGTTACACTCGGTTTATTGAATGGGGTTCTAGTGTCAATCGCTCATACAGAATTCAACCATGAGATCTGTGTCATTTCAATGCGAAGAGGTACTCGACGTGAACAACTCATCTTCTTCCAAAGTCTCTCAAACTAA
- a CDS encoding BrnA antitoxin family protein, with the protein MKDEDIDCSDIPEATEEQMAQAVLRVGGVPLERGKQQVNMLLDTFIVEYFRRKAGDEDYQVLINATLSEYIQHNPLH; encoded by the coding sequence ATGAAAGATGAAGATATTGATTGCTCAGACATTCCAGAAGCAACAGAAGAACAAATGGCCCAGGCAGTTTTACGGGTGGGGGGAGTTCCGCTTGAACGTGGCAAGCAACAGGTGAACATGTTGCTCGATACATTCATCGTCGAATACTTCAGACGTAAAGCAGGGGATGAAGATTACCAAGTATTAATTAATGCCACTCTATCTGAGTACATTCAGCACAATCCACTCCACTGA
- a CDS encoding MAPEG family protein, whose product MSIPVAVLLGFAGWTLITLLATVGIYRWSRILTGRAKISEFPADVPHGEEWYRRAIRAHANCVENLPVYGAIVVAMIATGVHSSTLDILAVVFLIARVLQTIVHIAFKQTNLVTSIRFGFFFLQLICMFAMGAIVAINAV is encoded by the coding sequence ATGTCAATTCCTGTAGCAGTGCTGCTTGGTTTTGCTGGCTGGACGCTGATTACCCTTCTGGCTACGGTTGGGATTTATCGATGGAGCCGAATTCTCACCGGACGGGCAAAGATCAGTGAATTTCCAGCCGACGTGCCCCACGGTGAAGAGTGGTATCGTCGGGCAATCCGTGCCCATGCCAATTGTGTTGAGAATTTACCCGTTTATGGGGCGATCGTCGTTGCCATGATCGCAACGGGAGTCCACAGCAGTACATTAGACATTCTTGCCGTGGTGTTTCTCATCGCACGGGTTTTGCAAACGATCGTTCATATTGCGTTCAAACAAACGAATTTAGTTACCAGTATCCGATTTGGTTTTTTCTTTTTACAGTTGATTTGTATGTTTGCGATGGGCGCTATTGTTGCGATCAATGCAGTATAA
- a CDS encoding VOC family protein, translating into MQITQCRHAAILVSDLEQAEHFYGTVLGLPKVERTLRFPGAWYEVDGFQIHLMTTDAQPTALPNPEKWGRNRHVAFSVANLEAAKAHLLAHNCPIQMSASGRAALFTQDPDGNVIELSEA; encoded by the coding sequence ATGCAAATTACCCAATGTCGTCATGCCGCAATTTTGGTTTCAGACCTGGAACAGGCGGAACATTTCTATGGCACCGTGTTGGGACTGCCTAAAGTAGAACGCACGCTCCGCTTCCCTGGAGCCTGGTATGAAGTGGATGGTTTCCAGATTCACCTGATGACCACAGACGCTCAGCCAACTGCCCTACCCAACCCGGAAAAGTGGGGAAGAAATCGCCATGTTGCCTTCTCTGTTGCCAATTTGGAAGCCGCCAAAGCCCATCTGCTGGCGCACAACTGCCCAATTCAGATGAGCGCGTCTGGGCGGGCAGCCCTCTTTACCCAGGACCCGGACGGCAATGTGATTGAGTTAAGTGAGGCTTAA
- a CDS encoding sucrose synthase, whose amino-acid sequence MNNLIQAVVNNSDEKSALQKLVEGLQATGNRYFLRNEILQAFSEYCQQAQKPAYFYHASSLGQLLHYTHEVILEESYIWLLLRPWVGSQQIWRLTPDLADLEEMEPKDLLEASDRYVNRSQPNLLEIDFGPFYASSPSISDPRNIGQGLTFLNHYLCHQMQEDPAYWLEGLFQVLHQHQYDGIPLLISDRIHSGDQLARHVREALKFVSQRPADEPYEKFHTEMQGLGFEPGWGGTAAHTREMLEILERLIDTPEPAILEAFVARIPAIFRIAIVSVHGWVGQESVLGRPETMSQVVYVLEQARSLDQQLCENIKLAGLDFLGIKPHILILTRLIPNCEGTQCDLPVEKVGDTENTWIVRVPFQEFNPKVTQNWISKYEIWPYLETFAQDAEVALLKHFGGSPNLIIGNYSDGNLVAFLLARRLQVMQCSIAHSLEKPKHLFSNLYWQDLEAQYHFSAQFAADLINMNAADFIVTSSYQEIVGTPDTMGQYESYKCFSMPQLYHVLDGIDLFSPKFNRVPPGVDERVFFPCNQMEKRDTKCRSEVENLLFVREAPYILGQLDDLKKRPILAVASVNGIKNLAGLTEFFGQNQALRDRCNLILVTNKLHSTEAINPAEAREIEKLHALINHYQLQGNLRWIGIRLLSPQLGETYRAIGDRRGIFVHFARFEAFGRVILEAMVSGLPTFATQFGGALEVIEDGTHSFLINPTDYEGTGQKLLSFLDQCDANPEYWQEISNHAIQRVHDEYTWQLHSRQLLSVAKIYSFWNYVHRDTRESLLNYLEALYFLIYKPRVEAILEQHMRR is encoded by the coding sequence ATGAATAATTTGATTCAAGCTGTCGTCAACAACAGTGATGAGAAAAGCGCCCTTCAAAAGCTGGTTGAAGGATTACAGGCTACGGGCAATCGGTATTTTCTGAGAAACGAGATTTTGCAAGCTTTTTCAGAATACTGTCAGCAGGCTCAAAAACCAGCTTATTTCTACCATGCGTCTTCCCTGGGACAACTGTTGCATTACACCCATGAGGTGATTCTGGAAGAGAGCTACATCTGGTTGCTATTGCGTCCGTGGGTTGGCAGTCAGCAGATTTGGCGGCTCACCCCCGACCTGGCTGATTTGGAGGAAATGGAACCAAAGGATTTACTGGAAGCCAGCGATCGCTACGTTAACCGATCGCAACCTAATCTCCTGGAAATTGATTTTGGTCCGTTCTATGCCAGTTCGCCTTCCATCAGTGACCCCCGGAATATTGGTCAGGGGCTGACGTTTCTAAACCATTACCTTTGCCATCAGATGCAGGAAGATCCTGCGTACTGGCTAGAGGGGTTGTTTCAAGTTTTACATCAGCACCAATATGATGGCATTCCTTTATTAATCAGCGATCGCATCCATTCCGGTGATCAACTCGCCCGCCATGTCAGGGAAGCCCTTAAATTTGTCAGCCAACGTCCGGCTGACGAACCCTACGAAAAGTTTCACACGGAAATGCAGGGGCTTGGGTTTGAACCAGGTTGGGGCGGTACGGCAGCCCACACACGGGAGATGCTAGAAATTCTGGAGCGCCTGATCGATACCCCGGAGCCTGCCATTTTGGAGGCTTTTGTGGCACGGATTCCTGCCATTTTTCGGATTGCGATCGTTTCAGTTCACGGCTGGGTCGGGCAGGAAAGCGTGTTGGGCCGTCCTGAAACAATGAGTCAGGTGGTTTATGTGCTGGAGCAGGCGCGGAGTCTCGATCAACAACTGTGTGAAAACATTAAACTTGCCGGACTCGACTTTCTCGGCATTAAACCGCATATTTTGATCTTGACCCGCCTGATTCCAAACTGCGAAGGAACCCAATGCGATTTGCCCGTGGAAAAAGTGGGCGATACCGAAAATACCTGGATTGTGCGCGTCCCCTTCCAGGAATTTAATCCCAAGGTGACCCAGAACTGGATTTCTAAATACGAAATCTGGCCCTATCTGGAAACCTTTGCCCAGGATGCAGAGGTTGCGCTGTTAAAACACTTTGGTGGCAGCCCAAACCTGATCATTGGTAACTACAGCGATGGCAATCTGGTCGCGTTTTTGCTTGCCCGTCGGCTTCAGGTGATGCAATGTAGCATCGCCCATTCCCTGGAAAAACCAAAGCATTTATTTAGCAATTTGTACTGGCAGGATCTCGAAGCGCAGTACCATTTTTCCGCCCAATTTGCGGCGGATTTAATCAACATGAATGCGGCTGACTTTATCGTCACCTCGTCCTACCAGGAAATCGTCGGTACTCCCGACACAATGGGACAGTACGAATCTTACAAGTGCTTTTCGATGCCACAGCTCTACCATGTGCTGGATGGGATTGATTTGTTTAGTCCCAAATTTAATCGGGTGCCGCCAGGGGTAGATGAGCGGGTGTTTTTTCCCTGCAACCAGATGGAAAAGCGGGATACCAAGTGCCGCTCAGAAGTGGAGAATCTGCTATTTGTGCGAGAAGCTCCTTATATTCTGGGACAGTTGGATGACCTCAAAAAGCGCCCCATTCTTGCGGTTGCTTCGGTTAACGGAATTAAAAACCTGGCAGGTCTGACGGAATTTTTTGGGCAAAATCAGGCATTACGCGATCGCTGCAACCTGATTCTGGTCACTAACAAGTTGCATTCCACCGAAGCAATTAACCCTGCTGAAGCCAGGGAAATCGAAAAACTGCACGCCCTGATCAACCATTACCAACTCCAGGGAAACCTGCGCTGGATCGGGATTCGACTGCTCAGCCCCCAATTAGGCGAAACCTACCGAGCGATCGGCGATCGGCGGGGGATTTTCGTCCACTTTGCCCGCTTTGAAGCCTTTGGACGGGTGATTCTGGAAGCAATGGTTTCCGGTCTGCCCACCTTTGCCACCCAATTTGGCGGTGCTTTAGAAGTGATAGAAGATGGCACACACAGTTTCCTGATTAACCCAACGGACTATGAAGGAACGGGACAAAAACTCCTTAGCTTCCTTGATCAGTGCGATGCCAATCCGGAATATTGGCAGGAAATTTCAAACCATGCCATTCAACGGGTGCACGACGAATACACCTGGCAGTTGCACTCGCGGCAGTTGCTCTCCGTGGCGAAGATCTACAGCTTCTGGAACTACGTGCATCGCGACACGCGCGAATCGCTCCTGAACTACCTGGAAGCTCTCTACTTCTTGATTTATAAACCCAGGGTAGAGGCGATTTTAGAACAGCACATGAGACGGTGA